Part of the Gemmatimonadota bacterium genome, CTGGAGGAGCTTCGCGAGCGGGCCCGGTTCCTGCGCATCACCAGCGGGGGCCTGCGCGAATCGCATCCGCACGACGTGACCATCACCCGCGAAGCCCCCAACTACCACCTCTGACGACGAGCCGCCCCATGCGACCCCACGAGATCCGTCCCCGCCTGTTGCTGGGCCCCGGGCCGTCCCCCGTGGCCGGTCGCATCCTTGAGGCGATGGCGCGCCCCACCGTCGGTCATTTGGACCCGCAGCTGCTCGCCCTGATGGATGAGGTCCAGGAAGGGCTGAAGGTCGTCTTCGGGACCGAGAATCCCATGACGTTCGCGCTGTCGGCCACCGGGTCCGCGGGGATGGAGGCGGCACTGGCCAACGTGCTGGAGCCGGGGGATACCGCGGTCATCGGCATCAACGGCGTGTTCGGAGGACGGCTGGCCGAGATGGCCCGTCGCATGGGCGCTCAGGTGGTCGAGGTCGAGGCCCCCTGGGGAGAGCCCGTGTCGGAGGACCGATTCCTGGAGGTCCTCTCCCGGCATCCGCAGGCCCGCGTGGCCGCCCTGGTGCATGCCGAGACCTCCACGGGGGTCCATCAGCCCCTGGAAGCGGTCGGAGAGGCTCTGGCCGAGCGGGAGACGCTGTTCCTCGTCGACGCGGTGACCTCCCTGGGCGGCGTGCCCGTGGACGTGGACCGGGTGGGCATCGACGTGTGCTATTCAGGCACGCAGAAGTGCCTGGGCGTGCCGCCGGGCCTGGCCCCGATCACGTTTTCCCCCAAGGCCATGGCGCGCATCGAGGGTCGCTCGCTCCCCTGCCAGAGCTGGTATCTGGACGTGAAGCTCATCGCGGGATACCTGGGCGACGAACGCCGCTACCACCACACCGCGCCCATCAACATGCTGTACGCGCTGCGCGAGGGTCTGGCCCTGGTCGAGGAGGAGGGACTGGAGGCGCGCTTCGCTCGGCATCGGGCCGCCGGTGAGGCACTGCAGTCCGCCCTCCTGGAGCGCGGATTCGAGCTCTTCGCGCAGGAAGGCTACCGCTTGCCTCAGCTCACCTCTGCCCGTCTGCCGGAGGGGCGGCCCGAAGCGCCGCTGCGCAAGGAGCTCCTCGATCGGTTCGACATCGAGGTGGGGGGCGGCCTCGGCCCCGCCAAGGGGAAGATCTGGAGGGTCGGCCTGATGGGAGAGGGTGCGCGACCCGAGGTCGTCGAGCGCCTGTTGACGGCGGTCGATCAGTTGCTTGGCGTGGGTGCCCTCGCATGAGACGCGTGGCGCTGCTCCTGGCCGCCGCGGTCGTCGGGTGTGCACCCGTGGGTGGAGGGGTGGGCCCCGCGTCGACGCCCGTTCCGCAGCCGTCGGTGGACGAGCTGCTGCCCATGGAGATCCCCGAGCCCAGTGACGCCGAGCTGCGAACCGACTCAACCGCCTTCGAGGCGCCGGCCGCAGTGGACATTGCCTCCGAACTGTTGGAGGCGGACGCCGTCGACCCGCAGTTCGATGAGATTCTCTCTTCGCCGCTGCGCAACCAACCGGAGATCCGGGAGCGCATCGACTTCTGGGTGAACTTCTGGAGCACCCGGGGCTCGGAGCACTTCCAGCGCTACCTCGAGCGCATGGGGCGCTACCAGCCGCTGGTGGATGAGGAGATCGACCGCCTCGGCTTGCCGCGCACGCTGCGCTACCTGCCCATCGTGGAGAGTGGCTAC contains:
- a CDS encoding alanine--glyoxylate aminotransferase family protein, which translates into the protein MRPHEIRPRLLLGPGPSPVAGRILEAMARPTVGHLDPQLLALMDEVQEGLKVVFGTENPMTFALSATGSAGMEAALANVLEPGDTAVIGINGVFGGRLAEMARRMGAQVVEVEAPWGEPVSEDRFLEVLSRHPQARVAALVHAETSTGVHQPLEAVGEALAERETLFLVDAVTSLGGVPVDVDRVGIDVCYSGTQKCLGVPPGLAPITFSPKAMARIEGRSLPCQSWYLDVKLIAGYLGDERRYHHTAPINMLYALREGLALVEEEGLEARFARHRAAGEALQSALLERGFELFAQEGYRLPQLTSARLPEGRPEAPLRKELLDRFDIEVGGGLGPAKGKIWRVGLMGEGARPEVVERLLTAVDQLLGVGALA